In Candidatus Methylomirabilota bacterium, a single genomic region encodes these proteins:
- a CDS encoding OB-fold domain-containing protein: protein MPNIEYRGMNLVIPENDSEWREHFKLARGHKLMLRACQACGLMRYPPTHTCPWCMALEWNWKEVSGQGHIYSYEVVHHAIQPGFKEWTPYAVVLVELDEQRGKPTAEEALRVIANLVTPGFKPEAESKVAIGKRVRAVFQDLSEDFALPQFTLTDEPPVGRVWSLPS from the coding sequence ATGCCCAACATCGAATACCGCGGCATGAACCTGGTGATCCCGGAAAATGACTCCGAGTGGCGCGAGCACTTCAAGCTGGCGCGCGGACACAAGCTGATGCTCCGCGCCTGCCAGGCCTGCGGCCTCATGCGCTACCCGCCGACTCACACCTGCCCGTGGTGCATGGCGCTCGAGTGGAACTGGAAAGAGGTGAGCGGCCAGGGTCACATCTACTCGTACGAGGTCGTCCACCACGCCATCCAGCCGGGCTTCAAGGAATGGACGCCCTATGCCGTGGTCCTCGTCGAGCTCGACGAGCAGCGCGGGAAGCCGACGGCAGAGGAGGCGCTTCGCGTGATCGCCAATCTCGTCACCCCGGGCTTCAAGCCGGAGGCCGAGAGCAAAGTCGCCATCGGCAAGCGGGTGCGCGCGGTCTTCCAGGACTTGAGCGAGGACTTCGCCCTGCCCCAGTTCACGCTGACCGACGAGCCGCCCGTGGGCCGCGTCTGGAGCCTGCCGAGCTAG
- a CDS encoding MoxR family ATPase, translating into MFQSVEDVQQHFKNARYIANRRISTVVFLAERMGRPVLIEGPAGVGKTELAKTLAEITSRRLIRLQCYEGLDEGKALYEWKYAKQLLYTQLLRERIGQLIADADSLPEAVAKISGQDDAFFSHRFLAPRPLLQAIESVEPVVLLVDEIDKAEPEFEAFLLEVLSDFQVSVPELGTIKATNIPLVVLTSNNARELSDGLKRRCLHLFIDFPPPDEELAIIRLKVPEVSERLAQTVVAAVQRIRGLELRKAPSVSESLDWARSLVILNADSLDRELVESTLTMLVKHEKDLERVKGALDKVLADLD; encoded by the coding sequence ATGTTCCAGTCCGTGGAGGATGTCCAGCAGCACTTCAAGAACGCCCGCTACATCGCCAACCGGAGAATCTCCACCGTCGTCTTCCTGGCCGAGCGGATGGGGCGGCCGGTTCTCATCGAAGGCCCGGCGGGCGTGGGCAAGACGGAGCTGGCCAAGACCCTGGCCGAGATCACCTCCCGACGGCTCATCCGGCTCCAGTGCTACGAGGGACTGGACGAGGGAAAGGCGCTGTATGAGTGGAAGTACGCCAAGCAGCTCCTGTACACCCAGCTCCTGCGCGAGCGCATCGGCCAGTTGATCGCCGACGCGGACTCGCTGCCCGAAGCCGTGGCCAAGATCTCGGGCCAGGACGACGCCTTCTTCTCGCATCGCTTCCTCGCCCCGCGGCCGCTCCTGCAGGCCATCGAGTCCGTCGAGCCCGTCGTCCTCCTGGTCGACGAGATCGACAAGGCCGAGCCGGAATTCGAGGCGTTCCTGCTGGAAGTCCTCTCGGATTTCCAGGTGTCGGTGCCGGAGCTCGGGACCATCAAGGCGACCAATATCCCGCTCGTCGTCCTGACCTCCAACAATGCGAGGGAGCTGTCCGACGGGCTCAAGCGACGGTGCCTCCATCTCTTCATCGATTTTCCGCCGCCCGACGAAGAATTGGCGATCATCCGCCTCAAAGTTCCCGAGGTCTCGGAGCGCCTCGCCCAGACGGTGGTGGCGGCCGTCCAGCGCATCCGGGGGCTCGAGCTCCGCAAGGCGCCCTCGGTGTCCGAGAGCCTCGACTGGGCGCGCTCGCTCGTCATCCTCAACGCCGACAGTCTCGATCGAGAGCTGGTCGAGTCCACCCTGACCATGCTCGTCAAGCACGAGAAGGATCTCGAGCGTGTCAAGGGCGCGCTCGACAAGGTCCTGGCCGACCTCGACTGA
- a CDS encoding ATP-binding protein, which produces MSRSLDLHEVLQKSLAALTHVTGHEIASLHLISPDGQSLLLRGDRGLSDELRRVNLELPMGDGLIGRVALSGRGRRVDDAGRETDLLPAARAAVSTDGIRGFVCVPIRARHRILGTLSLGRQTEDRFTDEEMALLECVADQIGLALDNARLYGEIHRQLDDLRRAQNEVVKAERLSAVNGLAAGVAHEINNPLTIIMAQLHLLAQSPIGLEVEEALGVIDTAAKRAASIVRDLILFAEHRPPRRQRCQIAEQVKQVLAFEQSRLEADGIRVRTDIEQASEIWADANHVQEVLLHVVQNAQHAMKAAHGRGVLTIRVRPTVAGVRITVADDGPGIPPEHLPRIFNPFFTTKQPGDGRGLGLSVSHSIVGEHGGRLWAENLPEGGAMFTIDLPVGEPEPAREAIDSRTHQ; this is translated from the coding sequence GTGAGTCGATCCCTCGATCTCCACGAGGTGCTTCAGAAATCGCTGGCCGCCCTCACCCATGTCACCGGTCATGAGATCGCGAGCCTGCACCTGATCTCTCCAGACGGCCAGAGTCTTCTCCTGCGCGGCGACCGCGGTCTCTCCGACGAGCTGCGTCGGGTCAACCTCGAGCTGCCCATGGGCGACGGCCTGATCGGCCGCGTCGCGCTGTCCGGGCGCGGGCGCCGGGTGGACGACGCGGGCCGCGAGACCGATCTTCTGCCCGCGGCGCGGGCGGCCGTGAGCACGGACGGCATCCGCGGCTTCGTCTGCGTGCCCATCCGGGCCCGCCACCGCATCCTGGGCACGCTGTCCCTCGGCCGCCAGACCGAGGACAGGTTCACGGACGAGGAAATGGCCTTGCTGGAGTGCGTGGCCGACCAGATCGGACTGGCCCTCGACAATGCCCGCCTCTACGGGGAGATCCATCGCCAGCTCGACGATCTCCGCCGGGCCCAGAACGAAGTGGTCAAGGCCGAGCGCCTCTCCGCCGTCAATGGGCTGGCCGCCGGAGTGGCCCACGAGATCAACAATCCGCTGACCATCATCATGGCGCAGCTGCATCTGCTCGCCCAGTCGCCCATCGGCCTCGAGGTCGAGGAGGCCCTGGGGGTCATCGACACGGCGGCCAAGCGGGCCGCCTCCATCGTCCGTGACCTCATCCTCTTCGCCGAGCATCGCCCGCCCCGGCGCCAGCGCTGCCAGATCGCCGAGCAGGTCAAGCAGGTGCTCGCCTTCGAGCAGTCGCGGCTCGAGGCCGACGGCATCCGGGTGCGCACCGACATCGAGCAAGCATCGGAAATCTGGGCGGACGCCAATCACGTACAGGAAGTTCTGCTCCACGTGGTGCAGAACGCCCAGCATGCCATGAAGGCCGCCCATGGCCGAGGCGTGCTGACGATCCGCGTGCGGCCCACGGTCGCCGGCGTCCGCATCACCGTCGCCGACGACGGACCGGGGATCCCCCCCGAGCACCTGCCGCGCATCTTCAATCCCTTCTTCACCACCAAGCAGCCCGGTGACGGGCGCGGCCTGGGTCTGTCCGTGTCCCACAGCATTGTGGGAGAGCACGGGGGGCGCCTCTGGGCGGAGAATCTGCCGGAGGGCGGGGCGATGTTCACCATCGACCTGCCCGTCGGCGAGCCCGAGCCAGCCCGCGAAGCCATCGATTCGCGCACGCATCAGTAG
- a CDS encoding LytS/YhcK type 5TM receptor domain-containing protein: MNVHEIFEAIGLLVIGVVFYSYVRGVFQRQPPAVRRWRPIALGTGFGILSVILMRSGIQLEPGVFIDARNTSIALVGLFEGWPAVLIAAGITAAARLWVGGAGAWAGVVSIVLVTVSAGLVHAWARHDGGVGPRHALALAALSALALLPALAMLGPRGLQLFRQVWLSYAILAVLSVGLMARLFHDVTEQQRLMEDQERFRAIIDEAAAVVRVVDAETLKILETNRAEVELSGYSREEIIGKSIRDFWPDGPAGRPEREAMLAEAFKQGRMHAQNLGYRTRAGDVIPVDITYRFVDYRGRRFIIALLTDARPRLQAESALREAAELRAAHLTVGAAAHEINNPLSIVMGSLQLMLERFPEGSQEQRWTSAAFKAGERIRDAVARLSSLVRVTSVEPSGSLAPILDTVRSSEPEKAGTPAPPPVQPR; encoded by the coding sequence ATGAACGTCCACGAGATCTTCGAGGCCATCGGCCTTCTCGTGATCGGCGTCGTCTTCTATTCCTATGTCCGCGGGGTGTTCCAGCGTCAGCCTCCCGCGGTGCGGCGCTGGCGACCGATTGCCCTGGGCACGGGCTTCGGCATTCTGTCCGTGATCCTCATGCGCTCCGGCATCCAGCTCGAGCCCGGGGTCTTCATCGACGCCCGCAACACCTCCATCGCGCTCGTCGGGCTCTTCGAAGGCTGGCCGGCGGTCCTCATCGCGGCCGGCATCACGGCCGCCGCGCGCCTCTGGGTCGGAGGAGCCGGCGCCTGGGCGGGCGTGGTCAGCATCGTCCTCGTGACCGTCTCGGCGGGCCTCGTCCACGCGTGGGCGCGCCACGACGGCGGCGTGGGGCCGAGACATGCCCTCGCCCTCGCCGCCTTGTCGGCCCTCGCGCTGCTTCCGGCCCTGGCCATGCTGGGCCCGCGGGGACTGCAGCTCTTCAGGCAGGTGTGGCTGAGCTACGCCATCCTCGCCGTGCTGAGCGTGGGACTCATGGCCCGGCTCTTCCACGATGTGACGGAACAGCAACGACTCATGGAGGATCAGGAGCGATTCCGCGCCATCATCGACGAGGCGGCGGCCGTAGTGCGCGTGGTAGATGCCGAGACTCTGAAGATTCTCGAGACCAATCGAGCGGAGGTCGAGCTCTCCGGCTATTCGCGCGAGGAGATCATCGGCAAGAGCATCAGGGACTTCTGGCCCGACGGACCCGCCGGCCGACCGGAGCGCGAAGCCATGCTGGCGGAGGCGTTCAAGCAGGGCCGCATGCACGCCCAGAACCTCGGCTACCGGACGCGCGCGGGCGACGTCATTCCCGTCGACATCACCTACCGCTTCGTCGACTATCGCGGGCGGCGGTTCATCATCGCGCTCTTGACCGACGCGCGGCCCCGGCTCCAGGCCGAGTCCGCGCTGCGGGAGGCGGCGGAGCTGCGGGCGGCTCACCTGACGGTGGGCGCGGCCGCCCACGAGATCAACAATCCCCTCTCCATCGTGATGGGATCGCTCCAGCTCATGCTCGAGCGGTTTCCCGAGGGCAGCCAGGAGCAGCGCTGGACGTCCGCCGCCTTCAAGGCCGGCGAGCGCATTCGCGACGCGGTGGCCCGGCTCTCGAGCCTCGTTCGCGTCACCAGCGTCGAGCCGTCCGGATCCCTCGCCCCCATCCTGGACACGGTTCGCTCGAGCGAGCCAGAGAAGGCCGGGACTCCCGCTCCTCCGCCCGTCCAACCCCGGTGA
- a CDS encoding M20 family metallopeptidase — translation MSSVKDAISQAVDRLADQLEALSKQIHANPELGYKEVKACGWLSEFLGQQGFKVEQGVGGVETAFRATIETGDGPTVAIMCEYDALPGIGHACGHNVIATSGAGAGAALAAVKSQLPKGRIHVIGTPAEEGGGGKIRLIKAGLFKDVDAAMMIHGFDRTLLHQDLLGIARATFEFSGKASHASADPWEGINALDACVQTYNSVAMLRQQIRPDCRIHGIITSGGMAANIIPESASAIFYVRAPRIDTMWALYRRVVACAEGAAKAAGCQLAVTQHDSVYEPMKSSRVLLDLFAANMTSVGLTEGAAIPDRKGSSDVGNVSQVVPTIQPMIGIAPEGMAIHTREFAEAAVKPLARQGMVAAAKTMAMTTYDLLADPGRVKAAREEFAHGR, via the coding sequence ATGAGTTCTGTGAAAGACGCGATTTCCCAGGCGGTGGACCGCCTCGCCGACCAGCTGGAAGCGCTCTCGAAGCAGATCCACGCCAATCCCGAGCTGGGCTACAAGGAGGTCAAGGCCTGCGGCTGGCTCTCGGAGTTTCTGGGCCAGCAGGGCTTCAAGGTCGAGCAGGGCGTGGGCGGGGTCGAGACCGCCTTCCGCGCCACCATCGAGACGGGCGACGGCCCGACGGTGGCCATCATGTGCGAGTACGACGCGCTGCCCGGCATCGGCCACGCCTGCGGCCACAATGTCATCGCCACCTCCGGGGCCGGCGCGGGCGCGGCCCTGGCCGCCGTCAAGAGCCAGCTCCCCAAGGGGCGCATCCACGTGATCGGCACCCCGGCCGAGGAGGGGGGCGGCGGCAAGATCAGGCTCATCAAGGCGGGGCTCTTCAAGGACGTGGACGCGGCCATGATGATCCACGGCTTCGATCGGACGCTCCTGCACCAGGACCTCCTCGGCATCGCACGCGCGACGTTCGAGTTCAGCGGCAAGGCCTCGCACGCCTCGGCCGATCCGTGGGAGGGCATCAACGCCCTGGACGCCTGCGTCCAGACCTACAATTCCGTGGCCATGCTGCGCCAGCAGATACGCCCCGACTGCCGCATTCACGGCATCATCACGAGCGGCGGCATGGCGGCCAATATCATCCCCGAATCCGCTTCGGCGATCTTCTATGTCCGGGCCCCCCGCATCGACACCATGTGGGCGCTCTATCGGCGCGTGGTCGCCTGCGCGGAAGGCGCGGCCAAAGCCGCCGGCTGCCAGCTCGCAGTCACCCAGCACGACAGCGTTTACGAGCCGATGAAGTCAAGCCGCGTCCTCCTCGACCTCTTCGCGGCCAACATGACGTCCGTCGGTCTCACGGAAGGCGCCGCCATCCCCGACCGTAAGGGCTCCTCGGATGTGGGCAATGTCAGTCAGGTCGTGCCGACCATCCAGCCCATGATCGGGATCGCTCCCGAGGGCATGGCCATCCACACCCGCGAGTTTGCCGAGGCCGCCGTCAAGCCGCTGGCGCGTCAAGGCATGGTGGCGGCCGCCAAGACCATGGCCATGACGACCTACGATTTGCTGGCCGACCCCGGACGCGTGAAGGCGGCCAGGGAGGAGTTCGCGCATGGCCGCTGA
- a CDS encoding M20 family metallopeptidase: protein MAADPLDQVKTKVAEAVDRLADELEKLSHQIHAHPELCFKEEKASAWLTAFLEKQGARMERGVGGLPTAFRATIEGTGPGPTVAIMAEYDALPNIGHACGHNVIATAGTGAGAAIAAALGKLPFAGRVQVIGTPAEEGGAGKVKLMEAGVFKDVDAAMMIHGRCGTQVWRPSLGIIKVKCEFFGKASHASSWPWRGVNALNAMIQLFVSLDQMRQQLKPDARVHGVITKGGDQANIIPEHTASEFYLRAPAKDYCKELLRRFEGCAQGAATATGCTVKVTADPIIHDPLKPNFAMATLFGQNLERIDFPVDPDDGEAGYGSTDCGNVSQALPTIHPYIRISPDGIPGHSREFAEWAKSPLARTGMLAGAKALALTALDLLAKPDELKRAKEEFAQAKG from the coding sequence ATGGCCGCTGATCCGCTCGACCAGGTCAAGACCAAGGTCGCCGAAGCCGTCGATCGCCTGGCCGACGAGCTCGAGAAGCTCTCGCACCAGATCCACGCCCATCCCGAGCTGTGCTTCAAGGAAGAGAAGGCCTCGGCGTGGCTCACGGCCTTCCTCGAGAAGCAGGGCGCCCGGATGGAGCGCGGCGTGGGCGGTCTGCCCACGGCTTTCCGGGCGACCATCGAGGGCACGGGTCCCGGGCCAACGGTGGCTATCATGGCCGAGTACGATGCCCTGCCGAATATCGGGCACGCCTGCGGACACAACGTCATCGCCACCGCCGGCACGGGCGCGGGCGCGGCCATCGCGGCGGCCCTGGGCAAGCTCCCCTTCGCGGGTCGCGTGCAGGTGATCGGCACGCCTGCCGAGGAAGGCGGCGCGGGCAAGGTCAAGCTCATGGAAGCGGGCGTCTTCAAGGACGTCGACGCTGCCATGATGATCCACGGCCGCTGCGGGACCCAGGTGTGGCGGCCGAGCCTCGGCATCATCAAGGTCAAGTGCGAGTTCTTCGGCAAGGCCTCGCACGCCTCGTCCTGGCCGTGGCGCGGGGTGAATGCCCTCAACGCCATGATCCAGCTCTTCGTCTCTCTCGATCAGATGCGCCAGCAGCTCAAGCCCGACGCGCGCGTGCACGGGGTCATCACCAAGGGCGGGGACCAGGCCAACATCATCCCGGAGCACACGGCCTCCGAGTTCTACCTGCGGGCGCCCGCCAAAGACTACTGCAAGGAGCTCCTGCGGCGGTTCGAAGGCTGCGCGCAGGGGGCGGCCACGGCCACCGGCTGCACGGTCAAGGTGACGGCGGACCCCATCATCCACGACCCGCTCAAGCCGAACTTCGCCATGGCCACGCTCTTCGGCCAGAACCTCGAGCGTATCGACTTCCCCGTCGATCCCGACGACGGCGAGGCGGGCTATGGCTCGACCGACTGCGGCAATGTCAGCCAGGCCCTCCCCACCATTCACCCGTATATCCGCATCTCGCCAGACGGCATCCCGGGGCACTCACGGGAGTTCGCCGAGTGGGCCAAGTCACCGCTGGCCCGCACGGGCATGCTCGCCGGCGCCAAGGCCCTCGCGCTGACGGCCCTGGATCTGCTCGCGAAGCCCGACGAGCTCAAGCGGGCAAAGGAAGAGTTCGCGCAGGCCAAGGGCTGA
- a CDS encoding VWA domain-containing protein has translation MDQRILEFIGDLRRAELRISPSEALDALAASSEIGLEHRDTFKTALATTLVKESRDLPTFDRIFDLYFLDLEALGTGLKKALGPEDPRIQEMLDQLMAQENMDMDELTELMLRGEGSDMEMAIRGQGQGTGLERLMYFLQIGYFSRKIYDKFDWAAIERDLSRIMQLLEAKGMDPGMLARIRNYLDLRLEAFRRMIRQHVERELERRAYRAGERLTREVLTDKPLFALSPDEIAQMKAVVARLARRIKDALALRQRQEEKGRLDSRRTIRKSLQYGGIPMEVRFRRRHREKPKLITLCDVSDSVRNASRFMLQLVWSLQECFSRVRSYVFVSEIAEVTQAFNTYPVDHAIEWALKSSSVDYHCRSDFGYAFSRFVRTELESLDRKTTVLILGDARNNYNDPQAWAIRQIRERVKGVIWLNPEGQWGWGIGDSVMPLYSPSCDIVKECRTVSQLVQVVDHLVHSWWRRGR, from the coding sequence ATGGACCAAAGGATTTTGGAATTTATCGGCGACCTGAGAAGGGCCGAGCTGCGCATCTCGCCGAGCGAGGCGCTCGACGCGTTGGCCGCCTCCTCGGAAATCGGGCTCGAGCATCGCGACACCTTCAAGACGGCGCTCGCCACCACGCTCGTCAAGGAATCGCGCGATCTGCCCACCTTCGACCGGATCTTCGATCTCTACTTCCTCGACCTCGAGGCGCTCGGCACCGGGCTGAAGAAGGCGCTGGGGCCGGAGGACCCCCGCATCCAGGAGATGCTCGACCAGCTCATGGCTCAGGAGAACATGGACATGGACGAGCTGACCGAGCTCATGCTGCGCGGCGAGGGCTCGGACATGGAAATGGCCATCCGCGGGCAGGGGCAGGGGACGGGGCTCGAGCGCCTGATGTACTTTCTCCAGATCGGCTACTTCTCGCGCAAGATCTACGACAAGTTCGACTGGGCGGCCATCGAGCGCGACCTCTCCCGCATCATGCAGCTCCTCGAGGCCAAGGGGATGGATCCGGGCATGCTCGCCCGCATCCGCAACTATCTCGACCTCCGGCTGGAGGCCTTCCGCCGGATGATCCGCCAGCACGTGGAGCGAGAGCTCGAGCGGCGCGCCTACCGCGCGGGGGAGCGCCTCACGCGCGAGGTGCTGACCGACAAGCCCCTCTTCGCCCTCTCCCCCGACGAGATCGCCCAGATGAAGGCGGTGGTGGCGCGCCTCGCCCGCAGGATCAAGGACGCCCTCGCCCTCCGGCAGCGGCAGGAGGAGAAGGGACGGCTCGACTCGCGGCGCACGATCAGGAAGAGCCTCCAGTACGGCGGGATACCCATGGAAGTGCGCTTCCGGCGCCGGCATCGTGAGAAGCCGAAGCTCATCACCCTCTGCGACGTCTCGGACTCCGTGCGCAATGCCTCGCGCTTCATGCTCCAGCTCGTGTGGAGTCTGCAGGAGTGCTTCTCGCGCGTGCGCTCCTATGTCTTCGTCTCCGAGATCGCCGAGGTGACCCAGGCCTTCAACACCTACCCCGTCGACCACGCCATCGAGTGGGCGCTGAAGTCCTCCTCGGTGGACTACCATTGCCGCTCGGATTTCGGCTACGCCTTCAGCCGCTTCGTGCGCACAGAGCTCGAGTCGCTGGACCGGAAGACCACCGTGCTGATCCTGGGAGACGCGCGCAACAACTACAATGATCCGCAGGCCTGGGCCATCCGGCAGATCCGCGAGCGCGTCAAGGGCGTGATCTGGCTGAATCCGGAAGGTCAATGGGGCTGGGGCATCGGCGACAGCGTGATGCCGCTGTACTCGCCCTCGTGCGACATCGTCAAGGAATGCCGTACGGTGAGCCAGCTCGTGCAGGTGGTGGATCACCTCGTCCACTCCTGGTGGCGCCGCGGGCGCTGA
- a CDS encoding PilZ domain-containing protein has translation MTNHSAELRRHPRARASWRVAVEMPGGRTLNRETIDVGPHGVKVRLDETVGAGSRVRLRFQPPDRRPLDLESIVWRNDSDGPVFVFVNMPAEDFERLKSLVDNHRGS, from the coding sequence ATGACCAACCATTCAGCGGAGCTTCGCAGGCATCCGAGGGCTCGCGCGTCATGGCGGGTCGCCGTGGAAATGCCGGGCGGGCGCACCCTCAATCGGGAAACCATCGACGTGGGGCCGCACGGCGTGAAGGTCAGGCTCGACGAGACCGTCGGCGCGGGCAGCCGCGTCCGGCTACGCTTCCAGCCCCCCGACCGTCGGCCGCTCGATCTCGAGTCCATCGTGTGGCGAAACGACAGCGACGGCCCCGTCTTCGTCTTCGTCAATATGCCGGCCGAGGACTTCGAGCGCCTCAAGTCACTGGTAGACAATCACCGCGGCAGTTAA
- a CDS encoding DUF3047 domain-containing protein, with amino-acid sequence MLLAALVACGALGGSAAAQECVTIEDFAKGKVGEFPPDWKPRKESGRPVYSIQEASSLRYLHALAKGIGIQAAKQYEWDPKTYPILAWSWRPLEFPAGSDERQSKTNDSAVSVYAVFPYSSFAVKSLKYIWSAVVPAGTRLTSSAGLTQARIIRSGMQGKGEWTEERVNILEDYKKYFDEAEVPKAAGIAVLTDSDDTRSTAQGDYTNFRLCKP; translated from the coding sequence ATGCTCCTCGCCGCCCTCGTGGCCTGCGGCGCCCTGGGGGGGTCAGCCGCCGCCCAGGAGTGCGTGACCATCGAGGACTTCGCCAAGGGCAAGGTGGGGGAGTTCCCGCCGGACTGGAAGCCGCGCAAGGAATCGGGCCGGCCCGTCTACTCGATCCAGGAAGCGAGCAGCCTCCGTTACCTGCACGCCCTGGCCAAGGGCATCGGCATTCAGGCGGCCAAGCAATACGAGTGGGATCCCAAGACGTATCCGATTCTCGCGTGGTCGTGGCGTCCCCTCGAATTCCCCGCCGGATCGGACGAGCGCCAGTCGAAGACCAATGACAGCGCCGTCTCCGTGTACGCCGTTTTCCCGTACTCGTCCTTCGCCGTGAAGTCCCTCAAGTACATCTGGAGCGCCGTGGTGCCCGCGGGCACGCGTCTGACCTCGAGCGCCGGGCTGACCCAGGCCCGGATCATCCGGAGCGGGATGCAGGGGAAGGGCGAGTGGACGGAGGAGCGCGTCAATATCCTCGAGGACTACAAGAAATACTTCGACGAGGCCGAGGTCCCCAAGGCCGCGGGCATCGCTGTCCTCACGGATTCCGACGACACCCGGTCGACCGCGCAGGGCGACTACACGAACTTCCGCCTCTGCAAGCCCTGA
- a CDS encoding UGSC family (seleno)protein, with amino-acid sequence MAAEEFLDPTDSVAVPRKTATRLPSLEGKVITLLDISKAKGDHLLDRVEELLRERLHPKDVIRKKKPTFARPAPEDLRAEILKQSDAVIEALADUGSCTTCSVHDGVFFEDHGMPTATVISTEFARAARAQAGALGAVDYRTIMVPHPIQPLTRDEVRVLADKAFDEIVARLTKS; translated from the coding sequence ATGGCCGCCGAAGAGTTCCTGGATCCCACCGACTCCGTGGCGGTGCCGCGGAAGACCGCGACGCGTCTGCCCAGCCTCGAGGGCAAGGTCATCACCCTGCTCGATATCTCGAAGGCCAAGGGCGATCACCTGCTCGACCGCGTCGAGGAGCTCTTGCGCGAGCGCCTCCATCCCAAGGACGTCATCCGGAAGAAGAAGCCGACGTTTGCCCGCCCCGCGCCGGAAGATCTGCGGGCCGAGATCCTCAAGCAGAGCGACGCCGTCATCGAGGCTCTCGCCGACTGAGGGTCCTGCACAACGTGCAGTGTGCACGACGGCGTGTTTTTCGAGGACCACGGGATGCCCACGGCCACGGTGATCTCGACGGAGTTCGCCCGGGCCGCGCGCGCCCAGGCGGGCGCGCTGGGCGCGGTCGACTACCGGACCATCATGGTGCCGCACCCCATCCAGCCCTTGACCCGGGATGAGGTCAGGGTGCTCGCGGACAAGGCGTTCGACGAGATCGTGGCCCGCCTGACCAAGAGCTAG